In Microbacterium laevaniformans, a single window of DNA contains:
- a CDS encoding GntR family transcriptional regulator has product MSATLAPIELVSGMILSDEIYARIGAAIADGTFPPGHRLRDVELAQQLGVSRTPVREALQRLERFGLVEIAVGRYTRVTAPSDALRRDTGEFAAYFLGNALSLSLSRCSDDDLADLVATVDAALAGIDTGNAAAVFSAASRLGIVAARATGNSVFDTIIHETSIVVERNLRGWSGVRAEAAPRRENWQLLRDRISARDAAGAEETIRRLYGVTPGAARPAHP; this is encoded by the coding sequence ATGAGTGCCACCCTCGCCCCGATCGAGCTCGTCAGCGGGATGATCCTGAGTGACGAGATCTACGCGCGCATCGGCGCGGCGATCGCCGACGGCACTTTCCCTCCCGGACATCGCCTCCGCGATGTCGAGCTCGCCCAGCAGCTGGGCGTGTCGCGAACACCCGTCCGAGAAGCACTGCAACGACTGGAGCGCTTCGGGCTCGTCGAGATCGCGGTCGGCCGCTACACGCGTGTCACCGCTCCCAGCGACGCATTGCGCCGCGACACCGGCGAGTTCGCCGCCTACTTCCTGGGCAATGCGCTCAGCCTTTCGCTGTCACGGTGCTCGGACGACGACCTGGCCGACCTGGTCGCCACGGTGGATGCCGCGCTGGCGGGCATCGACACCGGCAACGCGGCCGCGGTGTTCTCCGCGGCATCCCGCCTGGGCATCGTCGCTGCGCGGGCGACCGGCAACAGTGTGTTCGACACGATCATCCATGAGACCTCGATCGTCGTCGAACGCAATCTGCGCGGATGGTCGGGGGTCCGGGCCGAGGCCGCGCCGCGCCGCGAGAACTGGCAGCTGCTGCGTGACCGGATCTCGGCGCGCGATGCGGCCGGCGCCGAAGAGACCATCCGGCGGCTGTACGGCGTCACGCCCGGCGCCGCACGGCCCGCGCACCCGTGA
- a CDS encoding DUF3800 domain-containing protein — protein MLLCYLDESGDEQPLRTRTDPPVLVIGGLIVDSSRAQALVWDFLQLKKQFNPILNREETKLSEVIAFEMKGA, from the coding sequence GTGCTGCTGTGCTATCTCGATGAGTCAGGGGACGAACAGCCGCTGCGCACACGTACCGACCCGCCGGTGCTCGTCATCGGCGGGCTAATCGTTGACTCCTCAAGGGCTCAGGCCCTCGTCTGGGACTTCCTCCAACTCAAGAAGCAGTTCAATCCGATCCTGAATCGTGAGGAGACGAAGCTCTCAGAGGTCATCGCCTTCGAGATGAAGGGGGCGTGA
- a CDS encoding tyrosine-type recombinase/integrase gives MEKPTRPDTTGMWHQGANLAAGERDRWLSALRAFEVAQLANRCQPATITRRVKHVRRFALYFEGSPWHVRFEDYAGWLQSLEVSDATKASMRDSLRAFYRWAYESERVSSNPTAEPGYRATRLAIPDRWVQPLVEYERFLSSKGDAPQTIRARMEQLRTFARDNDWLAPFEVTTQDIREWQAAKVWAKETRRHRKVTLHGFFKWAVDEGMLDVDPTEKLPKVRTNEPTPRPAADQEYALALQRADERWALALRCAAELGLRREEVSRIHSADLIRRTDGTWLTVHGKGSKTRVLPVPPDLASVILRRPEGYLFPGRIVEKQRHKGSGHLSARYLGKQIGGLLPEGVTMHALRHRFATRAYHHNRDVFTLQKLLGHASAATTQRYVQVSDAHMRTLVEAMTDL, from the coding sequence ATGGAAAAGCCCACGCGCCCTGACACAACTGGCATGTGGCACCAGGGTGCCAACCTCGCTGCTGGGGAGCGCGACCGCTGGCTCAGCGCGCTTCGAGCTTTTGAAGTTGCCCAGCTGGCGAACCGATGCCAACCCGCAACGATCACTCGCCGGGTTAAGCACGTGCGGCGATTCGCGCTCTACTTCGAGGGCTCCCCTTGGCACGTCCGCTTCGAGGACTACGCGGGATGGCTGCAATCGCTAGAGGTCTCGGACGCGACAAAGGCCTCCATGCGGGACAGTCTGCGGGCATTCTACCGATGGGCCTATGAGTCTGAACGCGTCAGCAGCAACCCAACGGCGGAGCCGGGGTACCGTGCGACACGGTTAGCCATCCCAGACCGTTGGGTACAGCCTCTCGTCGAGTACGAGCGCTTCCTGAGCTCGAAGGGTGACGCTCCACAAACGATCCGCGCACGCATGGAGCAACTGCGCACCTTCGCACGGGATAACGACTGGCTTGCCCCGTTCGAAGTCACCACGCAAGACATCAGAGAGTGGCAGGCGGCGAAGGTGTGGGCGAAGGAAACCCGGCGGCACCGCAAAGTGACCCTTCATGGCTTCTTCAAGTGGGCCGTGGATGAGGGGATGCTTGACGTCGATCCGACCGAGAAACTGCCCAAGGTCCGCACCAACGAGCCCACGCCGCGACCCGCTGCCGACCAGGAGTACGCGCTCGCGTTGCAAAGGGCGGATGAACGGTGGGCACTCGCGCTGCGATGCGCGGCGGAACTCGGTTTGCGCCGAGAAGAGGTCTCTCGCATCCACTCGGCGGACCTCATCCGGCGAACTGACGGAACTTGGTTGACCGTACATGGCAAAGGATCGAAGACCCGTGTGCTTCCCGTCCCCCCGGATCTGGCAAGCGTGATCCTCCGCCGTCCCGAGGGCTATCTCTTCCCGGGCCGGATTGTGGAGAAGCAACGGCACAAGGGATCGGGACACCTGTCGGCACGCTACCTCGGCAAGCAGATCGGCGGGCTGCTCCCTGAAGGTGTGACCATGCACGCCCTGCGGCACCGATTCGCAACGCGCGCGTATCACCACAACAGAGACGTCTTCACACTGCAGAAGCTGTTGGGCCATGCCAGTGCGGCGACGACTCAACGCTATGTGCAGGTCTCGGACGCGCACATGCGCACTCTTGTTGAGGCGATGACGGACCTATGA